A segment of the Candidatus Caldatribacterium sp. genome:
CACTACCCAGACCTCTGGCGAGTGCAGATTAACGCCCGAACTCGCCCGCAGCATCCCCAGTACGCCCAAATCTCTGATATTCTCCAGCGGAATATCCACGCAGCCATCACAGGAACCCTCAAACCTGAGGAGGCCATAAAGAGGGCTGCGGCGGAAATTCGAGAGCTCCTCGGACAGTAAAATCGCAAAGGGGCGGGGGGACACCCCGCCCTTTCAAGGAAGGGGAAAACATGAAGCGGAGAAAGGGACTTACGGATACTCAGTTCGCCTACCTCTTGCTCCTCCCTGCCATTTTCCTCTTTGGGCTTGTCATCCTCTATCCGGTTGCCCGAAACGTGTACCTCTCCTTCCAGGAGAAGAGCATCGCCACCGGCATGGTGGAGCGTTTTGTCGGACTCAAGCACTACGTGAAAATCCTCACCACCGACCTTCGCTTCCGCCAGGCACTGGGGAACACCGTGTACTTCACCGTCGTTTCAGTAGCTATTGAGTTCATCCTGGGGCTCTCCTTTGCTCTCCTTCTCAACCTCTCCTTTCGGGGGAGAAATTTCGCCCGGGCAAGCGTCATCCTCCCCTGGGCTTTACCCACGGCAGTCATGGCCATGGCCTGGCGGTGGATTTACCACGACGTGTACGGAGTGGCAAATGATGTACTCCTTCGCCTTGGCATTCTCAAGGAAGCGGTGGCCTGGCTTGGGCAGCATCCTCTGGCCATGCATGCGGCTATTTTTTCCGATGCCTGGAAGACGACGTCT
Coding sequences within it:
- a CDS encoding ABC transporter substrate-binding protein, which gives rise to HYPDLWRVQINARTRPQHPQYAQISDILQRNIHAAITGTLKPEEAIKRAAAEIRELLGQ
- a CDS encoding sugar ABC transporter permease; the protein is MKRRKGLTDTQFAYLLLLPAIFLFGLVILYPVARNVYLSFQEKSIATGMVERFVGLKHYVKILTTDLRFRQALGNTVYFTVVSVAIEFILGLSFALLLNLSFRGRNFARASVILPWALPTAVMAMAWRWIYHDVYGVANDVLLRLGILKEAVAWLGQHPLAMHAAIFSDAWKTTSFMALMFLAGLQSIPQDLYAAASIDGAGIWGRFRHITLPLLRPVMVLALLFRSLQAFAVFDLIWVLTQGGPGGTTETLSVYLYSYTFRYLNLGYGSALSMVIFGLTLVIIFVILLFRKEEVELG